In Flavobacterium okayamense, a single window of DNA contains:
- a CDS encoding N-acetylglucosamine kinase, which produces MRLLVDSGSTKADWIALDEEGKVFFTTQSLGLNPEVLSKEEIIKRLNEKFDISHNKTKATHLYFYGAGCGTDRMKNFLTQVFQEYFVNAVVSVNEDTYAAVYATTPKNEEAIVSILGTGSNCSYFDGKVLHQKVQSLGYIAMDDCSGNRFGRHLIRGYYFNKMPSDLAKEFEVEFNVDADFIKNKLYKEPNPNAYLATFAKFLIKHKDTDFCKAYINFEMEAFVENYIKQFENCYEIPVHFVGSIAFYLKDELKEILGKHNIKLGRVLRRPIDGLIEYHILNK; this is translated from the coding sequence ATGAGATTATTAGTAGATAGTGGCTCAACAAAAGCCGATTGGATTGCTCTAGATGAAGAAGGAAAAGTTTTTTTTACGACTCAGTCTTTAGGCTTAAATCCTGAAGTTTTATCAAAAGAGGAAATAATTAAAAGATTAAACGAAAAGTTTGACATTTCTCACAATAAAACAAAAGCTACACACTTATACTTTTATGGTGCAGGTTGTGGAACTGATCGAATGAAAAATTTTTTAACCCAAGTTTTTCAAGAATATTTTGTTAATGCAGTAGTTTCTGTTAATGAAGATACTTATGCAGCTGTTTATGCAACAACTCCTAAGAATGAAGAAGCAATTGTTTCTATTTTAGGAACAGGATCAAATTGTAGTTATTTTGATGGAAAAGTTTTACACCAAAAAGTACAGTCTTTAGGGTATATTGCAATGGATGATTGTAGTGGCAATCGTTTTGGTCGCCATTTAATACGAGGTTATTATTTTAATAAAATGCCAAGTGATTTAGCTAAAGAATTTGAAGTTGAATTTAATGTAGATGCTGATTTTATTAAAAATAAACTTTACAAAGAACCTAATCCTAATGCTTATTTAGCAACTTTTGCTAAGTTTTTAATAAAACATAAAGACACTGATTTTTGTAAAGCCTACATAAACTTTGAAATGGAAGCTTTTGTAGAAAATTATATTAAGCAATTTGAAAATTGCTACGAAATACCGGTGCATTTTGTTGGTTCAATCGCTTTTTACTTAAAAGATGAATTAAAAGAAATTTTAGGTAAACACAATATTAAATTAGGTCGAGTTTTAAGAAGGCCTATCGATGGTTTAATAGAGTATCATATACTAAACAAATAA